In Lagenorhynchus albirostris chromosome 14, mLagAlb1.1, whole genome shotgun sequence, one DNA window encodes the following:
- the LOC132532341 gene encoding protein FAM136A, protein MAELQQLRVQEAVDSMVKCLERENIRKMQGLMFRCSAGCCEDSQASMQQVHQCIERCHAPLAQAQALVTSELEKFQDRLARCTMHCNDKAKDSIDAGSKELQVKRQLESCVTTCVDDHMNLIPTMTKKMKESLSSIGK, encoded by the coding sequence ATGGCGGAGCTGCAGCAGCTCCGGGTGCAGGAGGCGGTGGACTCTATGGTGAAGTGTCTGGAGAGAGAGAACATCCGGAAGATGCAGGGCCTCATGTTCCGGTGCAGCGCCGGCTGTTGTGAGGACAGCCAGGCGTCCATGCAGCAAGTGCACCAGTGCATTGAGCGCTGCCATGCACCTCTGGCTCAAGCCCAGGCTCTGGTGACCAGCGAGTTGGAGAAGTTCCAGGACCGCCTGGCCCGGTGCACTATGCATTGCAACGACAAAGCCAAAGATTCAATTGATGCAGGGAGTAAAGAGCTTCAGGTGAAGCGGCAGCTGGAGAGTTGCGTGACCACGTGTGTGGATGACCACATGAACCTCATCCCAACCATGACCAAGAAGATGAAGGAGTCTCTCTCATCCATTGGGAAGTAG